From Triticum aestivum cultivar Chinese Spring chromosome 4A, IWGSC CS RefSeq v2.1, whole genome shotgun sequence, a single genomic window includes:
- the LOC123087260 gene encoding GATA transcription factor 18 isoform X3: protein MSDPASAQGPDAEMRDAAAAAGDEDGSEDDAEEEEEEHDEVEEEEEEEELPPAEEPPSPAAPEPVSSFPGNPNQLTLLFQGEVYVFESVTPDKVQAVLLLLGTGEIPPGLSAMVLPSQRENRGYEDLLQRTDIPAKRVASLIRFREKRKGRNFDKQIRYAVRKEVAHRMQRRKGQFVGRANLEGESPSPGCDPVSQGSGQDFLSRESKLCQNCGTSEKMTPAMRRGPAGPRTLCNACGLMWANKGTLRSCSKAKVEAPMLAIEQCQTGTDVKALPAPNNYDVAPSNGEAMDNSVTANATAAAMEGAPKAQSE from the exons atGTCCGACCCGGCCTCCGCCCAGGGGCCCGACGCCGAGATGCGCGACGCCGCCGCGgcagccggcgacgaggacggcagcGAGGAcgacgcggaggaggaggaggaagagcacgatgaggtggaagaggaggaggaggaggaggagctgccacctgccgaggagccgccgtcgccggcggcccCAGAACCGGTCTCGTCCTTTCCGGGGAACCCGAACCAGTTGACGCTGCTGTTCCAGGGCGAGGTCTACGTCTTCGAGTCCGTCACCCCTGACAAG GTTCAAGCTGTCCTGTTACTGTTAGGAACTGGTGAAATTCCACCCGGTCTATCTGCCATGGTTTTACCCAGTCAACGTGAAAATAGG GGCTATGAGGATTTACTTCAGAGGACAGACATTCCTGCAAAAAGGGTTGCTTCACTCATCAGGTTCCGCGAAAAACGCAAGGGGAGAAATTTTGATAAGCAAATACGCTATGCTGTACGCAAAGAAGTGGCACACAG GATGCAGCGTCGGAAGGGGCAATTTGTTGGAAGAGCGAATTTGGAGGGGGAGTCCCCTTCTCCAGGCTGTGATCCTGTCTCCCAGGGCTCAGGCCAAGATTTCCTGTCTCGAGAATCAAAGTT GTGTCAGAATTGTGGCACTAGTGAAAAGATGACACCGGCAATGCGTCGTGGTCCAGCTGGTCCAAGGACTTTGTGCAATGCTTGTGGACTGATGTGGGCCAACAAG GGCACCCTGAGAAGTTGCTCCAAGGCAAAAGTTGAAGCTCCTATGCTTGCAATTGAGCAG TGTCAGACCGGAACCGATGTGAAAGCACTGCCAGCTCCAAACAACTACGACGTCGCTCCAAGCAACGGCGAAGC CATGGATAACAGTGTGACTGCAAACGCAACTGCTGCTGCGATGGAAGGAGCGCCGAAAGCGCAGTCAGAATAA
- the LOC123087260 gene encoding GATA transcription factor 18 isoform X1, translated as MSDPASAQGPDAEMRDAAAAAGDEDGSEDDAEEEEEEHDEVEEEEEEEELPPAEEPPSPAAPEPVSSFPGNPNQLTLLFQGEVYVFESVTPDKVQAVLLLLGTGEIPPGLSAMVLPSQRENRGYEDLLQRTDIPAKRVASLIRFREKRKGRNFDKQIRYAVRKEVAHRMQRRKGQFVGRANLEGESPSPGCDPVSQGSGQDFLSRESKLCQNCGTSEKMTPAMRRGPAGPRTLCNACGLMWANKGTLRSCSKAKVEAPMLAIEQCNAAVAQCQTGTDVKALPAPNNYDVAPSNGEAMDNSVTANATAAAMEGAPKAQSE; from the exons atGTCCGACCCGGCCTCCGCCCAGGGGCCCGACGCCGAGATGCGCGACGCCGCCGCGgcagccggcgacgaggacggcagcGAGGAcgacgcggaggaggaggaggaagagcacgatgaggtggaagaggaggaggaggaggaggagctgccacctgccgaggagccgccgtcgccggcggcccCAGAACCGGTCTCGTCCTTTCCGGGGAACCCGAACCAGTTGACGCTGCTGTTCCAGGGCGAGGTCTACGTCTTCGAGTCCGTCACCCCTGACAAG GTTCAAGCTGTCCTGTTACTGTTAGGAACTGGTGAAATTCCACCCGGTCTATCTGCCATGGTTTTACCCAGTCAACGTGAAAATAGG GGCTATGAGGATTTACTTCAGAGGACAGACATTCCTGCAAAAAGGGTTGCTTCACTCATCAGGTTCCGCGAAAAACGCAAGGGGAGAAATTTTGATAAGCAAATACGCTATGCTGTACGCAAAGAAGTGGCACACAG GATGCAGCGTCGGAAGGGGCAATTTGTTGGAAGAGCGAATTTGGAGGGGGAGTCCCCTTCTCCAGGCTGTGATCCTGTCTCCCAGGGCTCAGGCCAAGATTTCCTGTCTCGAGAATCAAAGTT GTGTCAGAATTGTGGCACTAGTGAAAAGATGACACCGGCAATGCGTCGTGGTCCAGCTGGTCCAAGGACTTTGTGCAATGCTTGTGGACTGATGTGGGCCAACAAG GGCACCCTGAGAAGTTGCTCCAAGGCAAAAGTTGAAGCTCCTATGCTTGCAATTGAGCAG TGCAACGCTGCTGTCGCCCAGTGTCAGACCGGAACCGATGTGAAAGCACTGCCAGCTCCAAACAACTACGACGTCGCTCCAAGCAACGGCGAAGC CATGGATAACAGTGTGACTGCAAACGCAACTGCTGCTGCGATGGAAGGAGCGCCGAAAGCGCAGTCAGAATAA
- the LOC123087260 gene encoding GATA transcription factor 18 isoform X4, with amino-acid sequence MSDPASAQGPDAEMRDAAAAAGDEDGSEDDAEEEEEEHDEVEEEEEEEELPPAEEPPSPAAPEPVSSFPGNPNQLTLLFQGEVYVFESVTPDKVQAVLLLLGTGEIPPGLSAMVLPSQRENRGYEDLLQRTDIPAKRVASLIRFREKRKGRNFDKQIRYAVRKEVAHRMQRRKGQFVGRANLEGESPSPGCDPVSQGSGQDFLSRESKCQNCGTSEKMTPAMRRGPAGPRTLCNACGLMWANKGTLRSCSKAKVEAPMLAIEQCQTGTDVKALPAPNNYDVAPSNGEAMDNSVTANATAAAMEGAPKAQSE; translated from the exons atGTCCGACCCGGCCTCCGCCCAGGGGCCCGACGCCGAGATGCGCGACGCCGCCGCGgcagccggcgacgaggacggcagcGAGGAcgacgcggaggaggaggaggaagagcacgatgaggtggaagaggaggaggaggaggaggagctgccacctgccgaggagccgccgtcgccggcggcccCAGAACCGGTCTCGTCCTTTCCGGGGAACCCGAACCAGTTGACGCTGCTGTTCCAGGGCGAGGTCTACGTCTTCGAGTCCGTCACCCCTGACAAG GTTCAAGCTGTCCTGTTACTGTTAGGAACTGGTGAAATTCCACCCGGTCTATCTGCCATGGTTTTACCCAGTCAACGTGAAAATAGG GGCTATGAGGATTTACTTCAGAGGACAGACATTCCTGCAAAAAGGGTTGCTTCACTCATCAGGTTCCGCGAAAAACGCAAGGGGAGAAATTTTGATAAGCAAATACGCTATGCTGTACGCAAAGAAGTGGCACACAG GATGCAGCGTCGGAAGGGGCAATTTGTTGGAAGAGCGAATTTGGAGGGGGAGTCCCCTTCTCCAGGCTGTGATCCTGTCTCCCAGGGCTCAGGCCAAGATTTCCTGTCTCGAGAATCAAA GTGTCAGAATTGTGGCACTAGTGAAAAGATGACACCGGCAATGCGTCGTGGTCCAGCTGGTCCAAGGACTTTGTGCAATGCTTGTGGACTGATGTGGGCCAACAAG GGCACCCTGAGAAGTTGCTCCAAGGCAAAAGTTGAAGCTCCTATGCTTGCAATTGAGCAG TGTCAGACCGGAACCGATGTGAAAGCACTGCCAGCTCCAAACAACTACGACGTCGCTCCAAGCAACGGCGAAGC CATGGATAACAGTGTGACTGCAAACGCAACTGCTGCTGCGATGGAAGGAGCGCCGAAAGCGCAGTCAGAATAA
- the LOC123087260 gene encoding GATA transcription factor 18 isoform X2 has protein sequence MSDPASAQGPDAEMRDAAAAAGDEDGSEDDAEEEEEEHDEVEEEEEEEELPPAEEPPSPAAPEPVSSFPGNPNQLTLLFQGEVYVFESVTPDKVQAVLLLLGTGEIPPGLSAMVLPSQRENRGYEDLLQRTDIPAKRVASLIRFREKRKGRNFDKQIRYAVRKEVAHRMQRRKGQFVGRANLEGESPSPGCDPVSQGSGQDFLSRESKCQNCGTSEKMTPAMRRGPAGPRTLCNACGLMWANKGTLRSCSKAKVEAPMLAIEQCNAAVAQCQTGTDVKALPAPNNYDVAPSNGEAMDNSVTANATAAAMEGAPKAQSE, from the exons atGTCCGACCCGGCCTCCGCCCAGGGGCCCGACGCCGAGATGCGCGACGCCGCCGCGgcagccggcgacgaggacggcagcGAGGAcgacgcggaggaggaggaggaagagcacgatgaggtggaagaggaggaggaggaggaggagctgccacctgccgaggagccgccgtcgccggcggcccCAGAACCGGTCTCGTCCTTTCCGGGGAACCCGAACCAGTTGACGCTGCTGTTCCAGGGCGAGGTCTACGTCTTCGAGTCCGTCACCCCTGACAAG GTTCAAGCTGTCCTGTTACTGTTAGGAACTGGTGAAATTCCACCCGGTCTATCTGCCATGGTTTTACCCAGTCAACGTGAAAATAGG GGCTATGAGGATTTACTTCAGAGGACAGACATTCCTGCAAAAAGGGTTGCTTCACTCATCAGGTTCCGCGAAAAACGCAAGGGGAGAAATTTTGATAAGCAAATACGCTATGCTGTACGCAAAGAAGTGGCACACAG GATGCAGCGTCGGAAGGGGCAATTTGTTGGAAGAGCGAATTTGGAGGGGGAGTCCCCTTCTCCAGGCTGTGATCCTGTCTCCCAGGGCTCAGGCCAAGATTTCCTGTCTCGAGAATCAAA GTGTCAGAATTGTGGCACTAGTGAAAAGATGACACCGGCAATGCGTCGTGGTCCAGCTGGTCCAAGGACTTTGTGCAATGCTTGTGGACTGATGTGGGCCAACAAG GGCACCCTGAGAAGTTGCTCCAAGGCAAAAGTTGAAGCTCCTATGCTTGCAATTGAGCAG TGCAACGCTGCTGTCGCCCAGTGTCAGACCGGAACCGATGTGAAAGCACTGCCAGCTCCAAACAACTACGACGTCGCTCCAAGCAACGGCGAAGC CATGGATAACAGTGTGACTGCAAACGCAACTGCTGCTGCGATGGAAGGAGCGCCGAAAGCGCAGTCAGAATAA